A portion of the Micromonospora vinacea genome contains these proteins:
- a CDS encoding alpha/beta fold hydrolase encodes MLHGSGPGTTGSGAWAATAQALGTSLHLVAPDQAGFGRTPVPEGSRGGLRLWTEQAAGLMDALGIEHYAVVGHSMGGAVALALAAARPQQVTRVVAVATMGAPGAPLSAELDAVWAAPAGPLGARDMLSRLVLDQALVTDSAVDARATAMREGAAAFASLFPPPRARWVDDLTLSAGTLAAVRAPVLLVHGADDRVTPLGTAAPPLLEHLADVRLHVFGRCGHVPAIEHPHEFRQLLSCFLRWDRGH; translated from the coding sequence ATGCTGCACGGCTCCGGACCCGGCACGACCGGGTCCGGCGCCTGGGCAGCGACAGCGCAGGCGCTGGGCACGTCCTTGCACCTGGTGGCTCCTGACCAGGCGGGGTTCGGCCGTACACCTGTCCCGGAAGGCTCCAGGGGTGGGCTCCGGCTGTGGACGGAGCAGGCCGCGGGCCTGATGGACGCTCTCGGTATCGAGCACTACGCCGTGGTGGGTCACTCCATGGGCGGTGCCGTGGCGCTGGCCTTGGCGGCCGCGCGCCCCCAGCAGGTCACCCGTGTCGTGGCGGTCGCGACGATGGGCGCCCCCGGGGCGCCGCTGTCGGCCGAACTCGACGCGGTCTGGGCCGCCCCCGCCGGCCCACTCGGGGCACGAGACATGCTGAGTCGCCTCGTCCTCGACCAGGCACTCGTGACCGATTCGGCAGTCGATGCCCGTGCAACCGCGATGCGAGAGGGGGCGGCCGCATTCGCGTCGTTGTTCCCTCCACCCAGGGCGCGATGGGTCGACGATCTCACCCTTTCGGCAGGAACGCTGGCCGCGGTGCGCGCGCCCGTGCTGCTCGTTCACGGCGCCGACGACCGAGTCACGCCCCTCGGGACGGCAGCCCCGCCCCTGCTCGAACACCTGGCCGATGTCCGTCTGCACGTGTTCGGCCGATGCGGGCACGTGCCGGCGATCGAGCACCCGCACGAGTTCAGGCAACTGCTGTCATGCTTCCTCCGCTGGGATCGAGGCCACTGA
- a CDS encoding neuraminidase-like domain-containing protein: MTTPMGSRRHRPSDDVRRLHTALLRMPVDIATDELVDARYGPSTRRGVAEFQRTHKLPVTGTVDGATRDAVQMVLAEPPSGFVVVGRVRWVDGQPANALTVGAFDRDLRHAEQLGEATTGDDGLYRVDYSRDRFTRSEKQSADLFVRVSAGDRLLSDPPLSAVLFNAPELAVLTVDLSGGGDRERSEYERILATIVPLLGQVPLYELRQDDEAEDVTFLAAETGLPATALAHFGVAQKLAASYKLPAVFAYALFAERTLLTTSRTGAALARFDVDLNTELRPLYYDIALLDEHIVRNAVADAVRHRYVPEDLLGELDRILDMLARVRPEAKEYVAQERPKVLYGRVERFLADGAHERVQSLLAADAAGDLPGLIARLADAAAFPDRSAAEAAGAASVLADVLGYDETIVDRVRDREGIERPADVRRLARLAPADWRRVLRDSTTDVRVAGQPVRPELIDLHAGALARKLEKRYPTTAFTAQLERDAGALVGTAAAADPAAAADPAAAADPAAAADPAAAADPAAAADPAAAADAGGERLDGSGDRPGPGGRPEPEEQAGNDGRASVAERAFGGHRDVVLELLTANPDFDLATGNVERLLRDHPERLRTGRPALKAAQRIFKLAPTYRQTTALLAAEVPSAARIHALGETRFVATAADTGRFSDEQARSVYRRAVDVHVASGLLAGELQSAARALPVRALGGSAAPDLTPVSADFPNLASLFQLADSSYCEPCRSVHSAAAYLVDVLQFLGNRLVTDADTPGPATKVARDVLYGRRPDLGDLDLSCENTDLPLPYLDLVCELLEEAVAPDAGLAFAGPLSGGVDPVEAPSAGLLSLLQGQGWPFTDRSLVYEPDLAGARVVRDIGVVAKATPDGAGGWFVRRLRQTTGTALELAAAPQYVNAAAYTLLAGSRYAFALPFDLAHEETRSYFAQFDVARADVMRALRRLAGPSGEAIAAEELGISDAQRQLVVTADAAAQDDIWNTAPLGALGGIARVDNFLARARLDYREMTELLALGWVNPGNAMFVKHLDTGPDLSAKRIQQLTDARLDRIHRFLRLLRAPACTGWTPPLLDRAIRADALGGGALDDDFLVTVAALHRLAARLGLSLPEVVDLFAPLDESRYAEVFRNSANGPVLEAFAPANVLANEQAELTTPGSGVLLSAHEAYLATCLGATTADTGLLVADLPAPAIVSNAGLHAVYAGTLLARALGLSATEYLIMKDLIGSDPLTAPATALAFVERFDAARAGTGIRPADLRYLLRHEADDLAARDLPDETLTAVLTGLQAGYQSGYAATRPAVDPAAPPEENLPGMRALLATVPGMTEADLAGFASIVDGGWTDAVTTPAQFVDAKLAALVDTTPITAAIVSSPTEAQQTTLLLAITTALSSYAYTRTKQELAVAAVADTFGFSTDAAATALAGAELTRPLLAVLTDDTLVDLVNEPPAPPAVTPAGFDEQYRALRLLHVLSRLVDHLTVPDADLGWLLANAGSLGWLAPDRVPYQTGRPPAPLADWIRLAAGVELARTYPPVANPLDAATPWTVYGLFDLVLAAGTTATQVHTHLAQLGGWDATVLADLDTHLELSAVDLTAYRSPATIQRLADALTLLRRLGLPVAAAVPLGQPVTTAAGAATMRQALKARYAEAEWFGVLQGVQDRLRVAKRDALVAYLLAENPGLRDTNDLYDHFLIDVEMGACMATSRIVQAHATVQLFVQRCLLGLEPDSVAAVTEDPGWDQWNWMANYRVWEANRKIFLYPENWILPELRDDKSELFTELDDQLQQDELTDLAVENATIAYLEKLDDLAHLDVMACYYQHDRHLMHVFARTRGGDPTVYYHRQFERERYWTPWRRVPLDIAGDHLLAFDRNSRLTLAWPVFTEETDTAQTSQIPDPDGIPPGGTETERPRRRWRIQLAIGERTQDRWQPKKISKDALYYPASGYREDLPAADEFTCFAYEAGAAGQAISVLTGTEFVGSFALTGCRGYPEPMPGGGSGNLLLSPVFKDTELLAERFTELIIREQNDLAISTPLMGAFQTLVTQTPGRFRVTYPMQMSLLDWIIMLLGLAQSVRGTHDRRPVLPLGTLMPYFYGDYDRGYVIIPGFYDRRAEDPADRIEKTYSDVDQFARDVLALLTEYLRRYAEDPAHDLAAAVQAMTEDAEYHRLVAEFEVYGTLSYGVRFANFYHPLLCFLRATVYRSGVPALLSRTTQLTNTGFDFAATYQPAPVVVSPYPVEDLDFAADGAYAGYNWELFYHLPFDIALRLNRDQRFAEARNWFHHIFNPVGTADGAAAPQKYWVTKPFFQTGVPELLNQRIGDILTAIAADPSGASITDLKFAVEQWRAKPFNPHVVARSRPVAYQLAVVVSYIKNLVDWGDQLFRQFTRESVTQATQLYILADKLLGPKPSVVPPLVSPAPATVNQLQAKVDLFGNALLDLENLIPDLDLLPHGGAELPSPLSYSALYFCVPPNEEMLRLWDLIADRLFKIRNCQNIDGVESMLALFSPPIDPGALVRAAAAGMSVSSFLAGLGAPLPNYRFRVLAQKATELVGYVGELGGGLLAAMEKRDGEQLARLRAGQEIALLDAVRAVKLATIAEAEGNVAALELSRKVVEERQRYYAGRPYMNAWEITATALSGVSLLGETAIAVGYILSGGLKLIPNFTAGGAGFGGSPTVTLTLGGDKVGAAADSAVMTLEAIARALDKAAGMAANQGGYRRRMDDWEHQAALAGLELTQIDQQLLTGRLHVSMLTDELAAHDREADNARATEEYLRGKYTNTELYQWMVSRASSVYFGAYQLAFDVAKKAERCFAHELGSEATFLQPGYWDSLRKGLTVADALRHDLKRMEVAYLDRHSRERELTRHVSLAQLDPAALIELRATGSCVVNVPEALFDLDHPGHYFRRLRTVSLSIPCVAGPYTPVTAKLSLIGNRYRTATAARQSATSAKDKYTEVPGDERFAYNVGGIESIATSSGLSDSGMFELNFADDRYLPFEGKGAIGTWRLELPTAVRQFDYDSISDIILHLRYTARDGGSTLRGLVEDSLREVLNEMLVDAGRTGLYQAYSLRHQFPDEWWQLTQQQSTELTMGPEHLPYLARDHQPVVDQVTWYARVDGDPGTYDLTMAGDPVTLNRDADLQQCVGQSNPLVLGTPVTLAADPDGLTDLVVLLHYRLDG; the protein is encoded by the coding sequence ATGACCACCCCGATGGGCTCGCGCCGGCACCGCCCCAGCGACGACGTCCGGCGGCTGCACACCGCGCTGCTGCGGATGCCCGTCGACATCGCCACCGACGAACTGGTCGACGCCCGGTACGGGCCGAGCACCCGTCGTGGGGTCGCCGAGTTCCAACGGACGCACAAGCTGCCGGTGACCGGCACTGTGGACGGGGCGACCCGGGACGCGGTGCAGATGGTGCTGGCCGAGCCGCCGTCGGGGTTCGTTGTGGTGGGTCGGGTGCGTTGGGTCGACGGGCAGCCGGCGAACGCTCTGACGGTCGGCGCGTTCGACCGGGACCTGCGGCACGCCGAGCAGCTCGGCGAGGCGACCACCGGGGACGACGGGTTGTATCGCGTCGACTATTCGCGGGACCGGTTCACCCGCTCCGAGAAGCAGTCCGCTGACCTGTTCGTCCGGGTGTCCGCTGGTGATCGCCTCCTGTCCGACCCGCCGCTGAGCGCGGTGTTGTTCAACGCCCCCGAGCTGGCTGTGCTCACAGTGGATCTGTCCGGTGGCGGGGACCGGGAACGCAGTGAGTACGAGCGGATCCTCGCCACGATCGTCCCGCTGCTCGGCCAGGTCCCGCTGTACGAGCTGCGGCAGGACGACGAGGCCGAGGATGTGACGTTCCTGGCCGCCGAGACCGGGCTGCCCGCGACGGCGTTGGCGCACTTCGGTGTGGCGCAGAAACTGGCCGCGTCCTACAAGCTGCCGGCGGTGTTCGCTTATGCGCTGTTCGCGGAGCGGACGCTGTTGACCACGAGCCGTACCGGCGCCGCGCTCGCCCGGTTCGACGTCGATCTGAACACCGAGCTGCGGCCGCTGTACTACGACATCGCCCTGTTGGACGAGCACATCGTCCGGAACGCCGTCGCTGACGCCGTGCGCCATCGGTACGTTCCCGAGGACCTGCTCGGCGAGCTTGACCGGATCCTCGACATGCTGGCCCGGGTGCGGCCGGAGGCCAAGGAGTACGTTGCGCAGGAACGGCCGAAGGTGTTGTACGGGCGGGTGGAGCGGTTCCTCGCCGACGGCGCGCACGAGCGGGTCCAGAGTCTCCTCGCGGCCGACGCCGCCGGTGACCTGCCCGGGCTGATCGCCCGGCTGGCCGACGCGGCGGCGTTTCCCGACCGGTCTGCCGCCGAGGCGGCCGGCGCGGCGAGCGTGCTGGCCGACGTGCTCGGCTACGACGAGACGATTGTCGACCGGGTCCGCGACCGTGAGGGAATCGAGCGGCCGGCCGACGTACGCCGGCTGGCCCGGCTGGCCCCGGCGGACTGGCGGCGGGTGTTGCGCGACAGCACCACTGATGTCCGGGTCGCCGGTCAGCCGGTCCGGCCGGAGCTGATCGACCTGCACGCCGGCGCGCTGGCCCGTAAGCTGGAGAAGCGTTATCCCACCACGGCCTTCACCGCCCAGCTCGAACGCGACGCAGGTGCCCTGGTCGGCACCGCAGCCGCTGCCGACCCCGCAGCCGCTGCCGACCCCGCAGCCGCTGCCGACCCCGCAGCCGCTGCCGACCCCGCAGCCGCTGCCGACCCCGCAGCCGCTGCCGACCCCGCAGCCGCTGCCGACGCCGGAGGCGAACGACTCGACGGCAGCGGCGATCGGCCCGGCCCCGGTGGACGGCCCGAGCCCGAGGAACAGGCCGGCAACGACGGGCGGGCCAGCGTCGCCGAGCGGGCCTTCGGTGGGCACCGGGACGTGGTGCTCGAACTGCTCACCGCGAATCCGGACTTCGACCTCGCGACCGGCAATGTGGAGCGGCTGCTGCGGGACCACCCGGAGCGGCTGCGGACCGGGCGGCCGGCGCTCAAGGCCGCGCAGCGGATCTTCAAGCTGGCGCCGACCTATCGGCAGACGACGGCGTTGCTGGCCGCCGAAGTGCCGTCCGCGGCCCGGATCCACGCCCTCGGCGAGACGCGGTTCGTGGCCACCGCCGCGGACACCGGCCGGTTCAGCGACGAGCAGGCCCGGTCGGTGTATCGCCGGGCCGTGGACGTGCACGTGGCGAGCGGGCTGCTGGCCGGCGAACTCCAGAGCGCGGCGCGGGCGCTGCCGGTCCGGGCCCTGGGCGGCTCCGCGGCCCCGGACCTCACCCCGGTCAGCGCCGACTTTCCCAACCTGGCCAGCCTGTTCCAGCTCGCCGACTCCAGCTACTGCGAGCCGTGCCGCAGCGTGCACAGCGCCGCCGCGTACCTGGTGGACGTCCTTCAGTTCCTCGGTAACCGGCTGGTCACCGACGCCGACACGCCGGGTCCGGCCACCAAGGTCGCCCGGGACGTCCTGTACGGTCGCCGGCCGGACCTCGGCGACCTTGATCTGAGCTGCGAGAACACCGACCTTCCGCTGCCCTACCTGGACCTGGTGTGCGAGCTGCTGGAGGAGGCGGTGGCGCCGGACGCGGGCCTGGCGTTCGCCGGCCCGCTGAGCGGCGGCGTCGATCCGGTGGAGGCGCCGTCGGCCGGGCTGTTGAGCCTGTTGCAGGGCCAGGGTTGGCCGTTCACCGACCGTTCCCTCGTGTACGAGCCGGACCTGGCCGGGGCCCGCGTGGTACGGGACATCGGCGTGGTGGCCAAGGCGACCCCGGACGGGGCCGGCGGGTGGTTCGTGCGCCGGTTGCGTCAGACCACCGGCACCGCGCTGGAGTTGGCGGCCGCGCCGCAGTACGTGAACGCCGCCGCCTACACCCTGCTGGCGGGCAGCCGGTACGCGTTCGCCCTGCCGTTCGACCTGGCGCACGAGGAGACCCGCAGCTACTTCGCCCAGTTCGACGTCGCCCGGGCCGACGTGATGCGGGCGCTGCGCCGGTTGGCGGGCCCGAGCGGCGAGGCCATCGCGGCCGAGGAACTGGGGATCAGCGACGCGCAGCGGCAGTTGGTGGTCACCGCCGACGCGGCCGCTCAGGACGACATCTGGAACACCGCGCCGCTCGGCGCTCTGGGCGGCATCGCCCGGGTGGACAACTTCCTCGCTCGGGCGCGACTGGACTATCGGGAGATGACCGAGCTGCTGGCGCTGGGCTGGGTCAATCCCGGGAACGCCATGTTCGTCAAGCACCTGGACACCGGGCCCGACCTCAGCGCGAAGCGGATCCAGCAGCTCACCGACGCGCGCCTGGACCGGATCCACCGGTTCCTGCGCCTGCTGCGCGCGCCGGCCTGCACCGGTTGGACCCCGCCGTTGCTGGACCGGGCGATCCGGGCCGACGCGCTGGGCGGCGGCGCCCTGGACGACGACTTCCTGGTCACTGTGGCGGCGCTGCACCGGCTCGCGGCGCGGCTCGGGCTGTCGCTGCCCGAGGTGGTCGACCTGTTCGCCCCGCTGGACGAGTCGCGGTACGCCGAGGTGTTCCGCAACTCGGCGAACGGCCCGGTCCTCGAAGCGTTCGCGCCGGCCAACGTGCTCGCCAACGAGCAGGCGGAGCTGACCACACCCGGTTCGGGTGTCCTGCTGTCGGCGCACGAGGCGTACCTGGCGACCTGCCTGGGGGCCACGACGGCGGACACCGGGCTGCTAGTGGCGGACCTTCCGGCGCCGGCGATCGTCAGCAACGCCGGCCTGCACGCCGTGTACGCCGGGACGCTGCTGGCCCGGGCGCTCGGGCTCAGCGCCACCGAGTACCTGATCATGAAGGATCTGATCGGCTCGGATCCGCTCACCGCACCGGCCACCGCGCTGGCCTTCGTCGAGCGGTTCGACGCCGCCCGGGCCGGCACCGGCATCCGCCCGGCGGACCTGCGCTACCTGCTCCGACACGAAGCCGACGACCTGGCCGCGCGGGACCTGCCGGACGAGACGCTGACCGCGGTGCTCACCGGGTTGCAGGCCGGCTACCAGAGCGGGTACGCGGCGACCCGACCCGCTGTCGACCCGGCGGCACCCCCCGAGGAGAACCTGCCGGGCATGCGTGCCCTGCTCGCCACCGTGCCCGGGATGACCGAGGCGGACCTGGCCGGCTTCGCCTCGATCGTGGACGGTGGTTGGACCGATGCGGTGACCACCCCGGCGCAGTTCGTCGACGCGAAGCTCGCCGCCCTGGTGGACACCACACCGATAACAGCCGCGATCGTTTCCAGCCCCACCGAGGCCCAACAGACCACCCTGCTGCTGGCCATCACCACGGCACTGTCCAGCTACGCGTACACCCGTACCAAGCAGGAGCTGGCGGTGGCGGCGGTGGCCGACACCTTCGGGTTCTCGACGGACGCCGCCGCCACCGCGCTGGCCGGCGCGGAGCTGACCCGACCGCTGCTCGCGGTGCTCACCGACGACACGCTGGTGGACCTGGTGAACGAGCCGCCGGCGCCGCCGGCGGTCACCCCGGCCGGGTTCGACGAGCAGTACCGGGCACTGCGCCTGCTGCACGTACTGAGCCGGCTCGTCGACCACCTGACGGTGCCCGACGCGGACCTCGGCTGGCTGCTGGCGAACGCCGGGTCGCTCGGCTGGCTGGCCCCGGACCGGGTGCCCTACCAGACCGGCCGGCCGCCGGCCCCGTTGGCCGACTGGATCCGGTTGGCCGCCGGGGTCGAACTGGCCCGCACCTACCCGCCGGTGGCGAACCCACTGGACGCCGCCACGCCGTGGACGGTGTACGGGCTGTTCGACCTGGTGCTGGCGGCCGGCACCACCGCCACGCAGGTCCACACCCATCTGGCGCAGCTCGGCGGCTGGGACGCCACAGTGTTGGCCGACCTGGACACCCACCTCGAACTGTCGGCGGTGGACCTCACCGCGTACCGGTCGCCGGCGACGATCCAGCGGCTGGCCGATGCGCTGACCCTGCTGCGCCGGCTGGGCCTACCGGTGGCGGCGGCGGTGCCGCTGGGCCAGCCGGTCACCACGGCGGCGGGCGCGGCCACCATGCGGCAGGCACTGAAGGCGCGGTACGCCGAGGCCGAGTGGTTCGGGGTGCTCCAAGGGGTGCAGGACCGGCTGCGGGTGGCCAAGCGGGACGCGCTGGTCGCGTACCTCTTGGCCGAGAACCCGGGGCTGCGCGACACCAACGACCTGTACGACCACTTCCTCATCGACGTCGAGATGGGCGCCTGCATGGCGACGTCGCGCATCGTGCAGGCGCACGCCACCGTCCAGTTGTTCGTGCAGCGCTGCCTGCTGGGCCTGGAGCCGGACAGCGTCGCTGCGGTCACCGAGGATCCCGGTTGGGACCAGTGGAACTGGATGGCCAACTACCGGGTCTGGGAGGCCAACCGGAAGATCTTCCTGTATCCGGAGAACTGGATCCTGCCGGAGTTGCGGGACGACAAGTCGGAGCTGTTCACCGAACTGGACGACCAGTTGCAGCAGGACGAGCTGACCGACCTGGCGGTGGAGAACGCCACCATCGCGTACCTGGAGAAGCTGGACGACCTGGCGCACCTGGACGTGATGGCCTGCTACTACCAGCACGACAGGCATCTCATGCACGTGTTCGCCCGCACCCGGGGCGGCGACCCGACGGTGTACTACCACAGGCAGTTCGAGCGGGAGCGGTACTGGACGCCGTGGCGGCGGGTGCCGCTGGACATCGCGGGCGACCACCTGCTCGCCTTCGACCGCAACAGCCGGCTCACACTGGCCTGGCCGGTCTTCACCGAGGAGACCGACACGGCGCAGACCTCCCAGATTCCGGACCCGGACGGCATCCCGCCGGGCGGCACGGAGACGGAGCGGCCGCGCCGGCGGTGGCGGATCCAGCTGGCCATCGGCGAGCGGACGCAGGACCGCTGGCAGCCGAAGAAGATCTCCAAGGACGCGCTGTACTACCCGGCCAGCGGCTACCGGGAGGACCTCCCGGCGGCGGACGAGTTCACCTGCTTCGCGTACGAGGCCGGAGCGGCCGGCCAGGCGATCAGCGTGCTCACCGGCACCGAGTTCGTCGGCTCGTTCGCGTTGACCGGGTGCCGGGGCTATCCGGAGCCGATGCCGGGCGGCGGTTCCGGCAACCTGCTGCTGTCGCCGGTGTTCAAGGACACCGAGCTGCTGGCCGAACGGTTCACCGAGCTGATCATCCGGGAGCAGAACGACCTGGCGATCAGCACTCCGCTGATGGGCGCGTTCCAGACCCTGGTGACGCAGACGCCCGGCCGGTTCCGGGTGACGTACCCCATGCAGATGTCGTTGCTCGACTGGATCATCATGCTGCTGGGGTTGGCGCAGAGCGTCCGAGGCACCCACGACCGCCGGCCGGTGCTGCCACTGGGCACCCTGATGCCGTACTTCTACGGTGACTACGACCGTGGTTACGTGATCATCCCGGGCTTCTACGATCGCCGGGCCGAGGACCCGGCGGACCGGATCGAGAAGACGTACAGCGACGTGGACCAGTTCGCCCGCGACGTGCTGGCGCTGCTCACCGAGTACCTGCGCCGATACGCCGAGGACCCGGCGCACGACCTCGCGGCCGCCGTGCAGGCGATGACCGAGGACGCGGAGTACCACCGGCTGGTCGCCGAGTTCGAGGTCTACGGCACCCTGTCGTACGGGGTGCGGTTCGCGAACTTCTACCACCCGCTGCTGTGTTTCCTCCGGGCCACCGTCTACCGGTCGGGCGTGCCGGCGTTGCTGAGTCGGACCACCCAGCTCACCAACACCGGGTTCGACTTCGCCGCCACCTACCAGCCGGCACCGGTGGTCGTGTCGCCGTACCCGGTGGAGGACCTGGACTTCGCCGCGGACGGCGCGTACGCGGGCTACAACTGGGAGCTGTTCTACCACCTCCCGTTCGACATCGCGCTGCGGCTCAACCGGGACCAGCGGTTCGCCGAGGCGCGCAACTGGTTCCACCACATCTTCAACCCGGTCGGCACCGCCGACGGCGCCGCCGCCCCGCAGAAATACTGGGTCACCAAGCCGTTCTTCCAGACCGGAGTGCCCGAGCTGCTCAACCAGCGGATCGGCGACATTCTCACGGCGATCGCGGCCGACCCGTCGGGGGCCAGCATCACCGACCTGAAGTTCGCTGTGGAGCAGTGGCGGGCGAAGCCGTTCAACCCGCACGTGGTGGCCCGCAGCCGGCCGGTCGCCTACCAGCTCGCCGTGGTGGTCAGCTACATCAAGAACCTGGTCGACTGGGGTGACCAGTTGTTCCGGCAGTTCACCCGGGAGTCCGTCACCCAGGCCACCCAGCTCTACATCCTGGCCGACAAACTGCTCGGGCCGAAGCCGAGCGTGGTGCCGCCGCTGGTCAGCCCGGCTCCGGCCACCGTCAACCAGCTCCAGGCGAAGGTGGACCTGTTCGGCAACGCGTTGCTGGACCTGGAGAACCTGATCCCCGACCTGGACCTGCTGCCGCACGGCGGGGCGGAACTGCCCAGCCCGTTGAGCTATTCGGCGCTGTACTTCTGCGTTCCGCCCAACGAGGAGATGCTCCGGCTGTGGGACCTGATCGCCGACCGGCTGTTCAAGATCCGCAACTGCCAGAACATCGACGGGGTGGAGAGCATGCTCGCCCTGTTCTCACCGCCGATCGACCCGGGGGCGCTGGTCCGGGCCGCCGCCGCCGGCATGTCCGTCTCGTCGTTCCTGGCCGGGCTCGGCGCACCGCTGCCGAACTACCGGTTCCGGGTGCTGGCCCAGAAGGCCACCGAACTCGTCGGGTACGTCGGTGAGCTGGGCGGCGGGCTGCTCGCGGCCATGGAGAAGCGGGACGGCGAACAACTCGCCCGGCTGCGCGCCGGCCAGGAGATCGCCCTGCTCGACGCGGTACGGGCGGTCAAGCTCGCCACCATCGCGGAGGCCGAGGGCAACGTCGCGGCGTTGGAACTGAGCCGCAAGGTGGTCGAGGAGCGGCAACGCTACTACGCCGGCCGGCCGTACATGAACGCCTGGGAGATCACCGCCACCGCGTTGTCGGGGGTGTCGCTGCTCGGCGAGACCGCGATCGCGGTGGGCTACATCCTGTCCGGCGGGCTGAAGCTGATTCCGAACTTCACCGCCGGCGGCGCCGGCTTCGGTGGCTCACCCACTGTGACCCTCACCCTCGGCGGGGACAAGGTCGGTGCCGCCGCCGACTCGGCGGTGATGACCCTGGAGGCGATCGCCCGCGCCCTGGACAAGGCCGCCGGGATGGCCGCCAACCAGGGCGGCTACCGCCGCCGGATGGACGACTGGGAACACCAGGCGGCTCTGGCCGGTCTCGAACTGACCCAGATCGACCAGCAGCTCCTCACCGGGCGGCTGCACGTGTCAATGCTCACCGACGAGCTGGCGGCGCACGACCGGGAAGCCGACAACGCCCGGGCCACCGAGGAGTACCTGCGCGGCAAGTACACAAACACCGAGCTGTACCAGTGGATGGTGAGCCGGGCCAGCTCCGTCTACTTCGGGGCGTACCAGCTCGCCTTCGACGTGGCGAAGAAGGCCGAGCGGTGCTTCGCCCACGAGCTGGGCAGCGAGGCCACGTTCCTGCAACCCGGCTACTGGGACAGCCTGCGCAAGGGGCTGACGGTGGCGGACGCGCTGCGCCACGACCTGAAGCGGATGGAGGTGGCCTACCTCGACCGGCACAGCCGCGAGCGCGAGCTGACCCGGCACGTCTCGCTGGCACAGCTCGACCCGGCGGCGTTGATCGAGCTACGGGCCACCGGCAGTTGCGTGGTCAACGTGCCGGAGGCGCTGTTCGACCTGGACCACCCGGGGCACTACTTCCGCCGGCTCCGCACTGTCAGTCTGTCCATCCCGTGCGTGGCCGGCCCGTACACCCCGGTCACCGCGAAGCTCTCCCTGATCGGCAACCGGTACCGGACCGCCACCGCGGCCCGGCAGAGCGCCACCAGCGCCAAGGACAAGTACACCGAGGTGCCCGGCGACGAGCGGTTCGCCTACAACGTGGGCGGGATCGAGTCGATCGCTACCAGCAGCGGCCTCAGCGACAGCGGCATGTTCGAGCTGAACTTCGCCGACGACCGCTACCTGCCGTTCGAGGGCAAGGGCGCGATCGGCACCTGGCGGCTGGAACTGCCGACGGCGGTCCGCCAGTTCGACTACGACAGCATCAGCGACATCATCCTGCACCTGCGGTACACGGCCCGCGACGGCGGCTCGACGCTGCGCGGCCTGGTCGAGGACTCATTGCGGGAGGTGCTCAACGAGATGCTGGTCGACGCCGGCCGGACCGGGCTGTACCAGGCATACAGCCTGCGCCACCAGTTCCCGGACGAGTGGTGGCAGCTCACCCAGCAGCAGAGCACCGAGCTGACCATGGGGCCGGAGCACCTGCCGTACCTCGCCCGCGACCACCAGCCGGTGGTGGACCAGGTGACCTGGTACGCCCGGGTGGACGGTGATCCCGGGACGTACGACCTCACGATGGCCGGTGACCCGGTGACGTTGAACCGGGACGCCGACCTTCAGCAGTGCGTGGGCCAGTCCAACCCGCTGGTTCTCGGCACCCCGGTCACGCTGGCGGCCGACCCGGACGGCCTGACCGACCTGGTCGTCCTGCTGCACTACCGGCTCGACGGCTGA